One Microbacterium marinum genomic window carries:
- a CDS encoding cysteine desulfurase family protein, translating to MLYLDHAASAPVRPEVREAILPFLGDRFGNASSHHTVGEDMAAALDDARRRVARVFGMRPGDIVFTSGGTEANNLAIKGVAIAAALRRGIRPHIVTSPLEHESVLASCDYLERVHGAAVTRVAVDGGGRIDPDEVRAALREDTVLVTVGYANNEIGTVQDVDAIAAVTAELRVPLHLDAVQAAGWLPLAGTGAAALSVAGHKLGAPHGTGVLAIRGRIPLEPLLHGGGQERGRRSGTEHVAGAVAIAVALELAEAERVEASLRVGTLRDAFASRVLALVREAEVTGDPEHRLPGTASFTFAGVSGEAVLLELERRGVVSSSGSACAAGSDEPSHVLIALGVAPEIAQTAVRFTFGHHAAGDPAPVAAAVAAAVAAVRSR from the coding sequence ATGCTGTACCTCGACCACGCGGCGAGCGCACCCGTCCGGCCCGAGGTGCGTGAGGCGATCCTCCCGTTTCTCGGCGACCGGTTCGGCAACGCCTCCAGCCATCACACGGTGGGCGAAGACATGGCTGCCGCTCTCGACGACGCACGCCGGCGGGTGGCGCGGGTGTTCGGGATGCGCCCCGGCGACATCGTGTTCACCTCCGGCGGCACCGAGGCGAACAACCTCGCGATCAAGGGCGTCGCCATCGCGGCCGCGCTGCGACGCGGCATCCGTCCGCACATCGTCACGTCGCCGCTCGAGCACGAGTCAGTCCTGGCGTCGTGCGACTACCTCGAACGGGTGCACGGCGCCGCGGTGACGCGGGTCGCCGTCGACGGGGGCGGGCGCATCGACCCCGACGAGGTGCGCGCGGCGCTGCGCGAGGACACGGTGCTCGTCACCGTCGGATACGCGAACAACGAGATCGGCACGGTGCAGGATGTCGACGCGATCGCCGCCGTCACCGCCGAACTACGGGTGCCGCTGCACCTGGATGCCGTGCAGGCAGCGGGCTGGCTTCCCCTCGCCGGGACGGGCGCCGCTGCTCTGTCGGTCGCGGGCCACAAGCTCGGCGCCCCGCACGGCACCGGGGTGCTCGCGATCCGGGGCCGGATCCCCCTCGAGCCGCTGCTCCACGGCGGTGGACAGGAGCGCGGTCGCCGCAGCGGCACGGAGCACGTCGCCGGGGCCGTCGCGATCGCCGTCGCCCTCGAGCTGGCCGAGGCGGAGCGCGTCGAGGCGTCCCTCCGCGTCGGCACGCTGCGCGATGCCTTCGCGTCGCGCGTGCTCGCACTCGTCCGCGAGGCAGAGGTCACCGGGGACCCCGAGCACCGGCTGCCCGGCACCGCGAGCTTCACATTCGCGGGCGTCTCCGGAGAGGCGGTGCTCCTCGAGCTCGAGCGGCGCGGCGTCGTCTCCTCCAGCGGCTCGGCGTGCGCCGCTGGGAGCGACGAGCCCTCGCACGTCCTGATCGCGCTCGGAGTGGCCCCCGAGATCGCGCAGACGGCGGTGCGATTCACCTTCGGCCACCACGCCGCGGGCGATCCCGCACCCGTCGCCGCCGCCGTCGCTGCGGCGGTCGCGGCGGTACGATCACGGTGA
- the nadB gene encoding L-aspartate oxidase, translating into MTRVVVVGSGIAGLTAARHAAAAGCEVTVVTKSTVDAAATRYAQGGIAGVMFADDRIADHLADTLAAGAGLSDPAAASVLVSEGPARIRDLVELGVAFDREADGEWVKGLEAAHSYPRVLHAGGDATGAEIERALVAATGGIRVIEHAFLVDVVTSDGRAGGVDVLLDGATTPTRLDADAVVLATGGAGQLYAHTTNPEIATGDGIAAGVRAGAAVQDLEFVQFHPTVLAVGAPFLVSEAVRGEGAVLRDERGARFVLEAHPDGELAPRDVVARAITDAMARQGGRPVLLDATAVHSADADERAAFLARRFPTIDAAMRERGLDWAREPVPVTPAAHYLMGGLVTDLEGRTSVPGLYAAGEVARTGVHGANRLASNSLLEGAVFGARVGAAVARDADAAWPMPRTASSPTAPRSVGTAPLTRLELQRLMWTEVGVQRTGDGLRRAARRLAQAAAPLRTDATVREREDENLRQLAAHVVDAALARTASVGAHTRTDAVDAAQSWEGAA; encoded by the coding sequence GTGACCCGCGTCGTCGTCGTCGGGTCCGGCATCGCGGGCCTGACCGCCGCGCGCCATGCGGCCGCCGCGGGGTGCGAGGTGACCGTCGTGACCAAGTCGACGGTGGATGCCGCGGCGACCCGCTACGCGCAGGGCGGCATCGCCGGGGTGATGTTCGCCGACGATCGGATCGCCGATCACCTCGCGGACACGCTCGCCGCCGGCGCAGGTCTGAGCGACCCGGCGGCCGCCTCGGTGCTGGTGTCGGAGGGCCCCGCACGGATCCGCGACCTCGTCGAGCTGGGCGTCGCGTTCGACCGCGAGGCGGACGGCGAGTGGGTCAAGGGTCTCGAAGCGGCTCACTCGTACCCGCGCGTCCTGCACGCCGGCGGCGACGCCACCGGCGCGGAGATCGAGCGGGCACTGGTGGCGGCGACCGGCGGCATCCGTGTGATCGAGCACGCCTTCCTCGTCGACGTCGTGACCTCCGACGGCCGCGCGGGCGGCGTGGACGTGCTCCTCGACGGGGCGACCACGCCGACCCGCCTCGACGCGGACGCCGTCGTGCTCGCCACGGGCGGCGCCGGGCAGCTGTACGCGCACACGACGAACCCCGAGATCGCGACCGGCGACGGCATCGCGGCGGGAGTGCGAGCCGGCGCCGCGGTGCAGGACCTCGAGTTCGTCCAGTTCCATCCGACGGTGCTCGCCGTCGGCGCGCCGTTCCTCGTCTCGGAGGCCGTGCGGGGCGAGGGCGCTGTGCTGCGCGACGAGCGGGGCGCGAGGTTCGTGCTCGAGGCGCACCCGGACGGCGAGCTCGCGCCCCGCGACGTCGTCGCCCGCGCCATCACCGACGCGATGGCCCGCCAGGGCGGTCGCCCGGTGCTGCTCGACGCGACCGCGGTCCACAGCGCGGACGCCGATGAGCGTGCCGCCTTCCTCGCGCGCCGGTTCCCGACGATCGACGCCGCGATGCGCGAGCGAGGCCTCGACTGGGCACGCGAGCCGGTGCCGGTCACGCCCGCGGCGCACTACCTGATGGGTGGCCTCGTCACCGATCTCGAGGGACGCACGAGCGTGCCCGGTCTGTACGCGGCCGGCGAGGTGGCCCGTACCGGCGTGCACGGCGCGAACCGGCTCGCGTCGAACTCGCTCCTCGAGGGAGCCGTCTTCGGCGCCCGTGTCGGCGCGGCGGTCGCTCGCGACGCGGATGCCGCGTGGCCGATGCCCCGCACCGCTTCCTCCCCAACGGCGCCGCGCAGCGTCGGCACCGCGCCGCTGACGCGCCTCGAGCTGCAGCGGCTGATGTGGACGGAGGTCGGCGTCCAGCGCACCGGCGACGGACTCCGCCGCGCAGCGCGCCGGCTCGCGCAGGCGGCGGCGCCGCTGCGCACCGACGCGACCGTGCGCGAGCGGGAGGACGAGAACCTCCGCCAACTCGCGGCGCACGTCGTGGATGCCGCGCTGGCACGGACGGCATCCGTCGGCGCGCACACGCGCACCGATGCGGTCGACGCCGCACAGAGCTGGGAAGGGGCAGCATGA
- a CDS encoding NUDIX hydrolase → MTRTSAPDIRVAVSTVIFSLRPGAESRDASIVLPLVRRTREPHEGRWALPGGWVDADENLEATASRTLAETTGLAPSYLEQLYAFGDVDRSPTRVVSIVYWALVREDLSRTAEQHNVEWFDATDLPPLAFDHNHIVDYALWRLRNKVGYSRIAHGFLPEDFTLADLREVYEAILGRRLDPANFRRQVESSGTLIPTDRFRTGSHRPARLYRYNQDVELADRGPLPQ, encoded by the coding sequence ATGACCAGAACATCCGCTCCCGACATCCGCGTGGCCGTCTCGACGGTCATCTTCAGCCTGCGCCCGGGCGCCGAGTCCCGCGATGCGAGCATCGTGCTCCCGCTCGTGAGGCGAACCCGCGAGCCCCACGAGGGACGGTGGGCACTGCCGGGCGGCTGGGTCGATGCCGACGAGAACCTCGAGGCGACCGCGTCTCGCACCCTCGCCGAGACCACGGGCCTCGCGCCGAGCTACCTGGAGCAGCTGTACGCCTTCGGCGATGTCGACCGCTCCCCCACCCGCGTCGTGTCGATCGTCTACTGGGCGCTCGTCCGCGAGGACCTCTCCCGCACCGCCGAGCAGCACAACGTCGAGTGGTTCGATGCGACCGATCTGCCGCCGCTCGCCTTCGACCACAACCACATCGTCGACTACGCGCTCTGGCGGCTGCGGAACAAGGTCGGCTACAGCCGCATCGCACACGGCTTCCTGCCGGAGGACTTCACCCTCGCCGATCTCCGCGAGGTGTACGAGGCGATCCTCGGCCGCCGACTCGACCCCGCGAACTTCCGCCGACAGGTCGAGAGCTCGGGCACCCTCATCCCCACCGACCGATTCCGGACCGGCAGCCACCGGCCCGCGCGCCTCTACCGCTACAACCAGGACGTGGAGCTGGCCGATCGCGGCCCGCTCCCCCAGTGA
- the nadA gene encoding quinolinate synthase NadA, which produces MAASLITLQPRPVDPSVDHEIQAIVAGRGDAETCNTDLAAAPWAFDTRPGYGPGSSMGDVIPTGAPRQGELPAEYREASEVELAARIVAAKEVLGDRVVILGHFYQREEVVTHADYVGDSFQLANAALEHPDAEAIVFCGVHFMAETADLLSRPEQAVILPNLAAGCSMADMADIDQVEECWEQLADVYGDMETPDADGLLPVIPVTYMNSSAAIKGFVGRHGGIVCTSSNARTVLEWAFARGRRVLFFPDQHLGRNTAKAMGVPLEQMPMWNPRKALGGSTEAQLEDARVILWHGFCSVHRRFTVDQIAAARADHPGVRVIVHPECPMDVVDAADEAGSTDYIRKAIAAASEPTTFAIGTEINLVQRLAAQFPQHEIFCLDPVVCPCSTMYRIHPGYLAWVLEGLVAGEVHNRITVPADVADPARVALERMLAAKP; this is translated from the coding sequence ATGGCCGCTTCCCTCATCACCCTCCAGCCGCGCCCGGTCGACCCGAGCGTCGATCACGAGATCCAGGCGATCGTCGCCGGCCGCGGGGATGCCGAGACGTGCAACACCGATCTGGCCGCGGCGCCGTGGGCCTTCGACACCCGGCCCGGGTACGGACCGGGATCGTCGATGGGCGACGTCATCCCCACCGGCGCGCCCCGGCAGGGCGAACTGCCTGCCGAGTACCGCGAGGCGAGCGAGGTCGAGCTGGCGGCGCGCATCGTCGCGGCGAAAGAGGTGCTCGGCGACCGTGTCGTCATCCTCGGGCACTTCTATCAGCGGGAAGAGGTCGTCACCCACGCCGACTACGTCGGAGACTCGTTCCAACTCGCGAACGCCGCACTCGAGCACCCCGACGCCGAGGCGATCGTGTTCTGCGGCGTGCACTTCATGGCAGAGACCGCGGATCTGCTCTCCCGTCCCGAGCAGGCGGTCATCCTCCCCAATCTCGCCGCGGGCTGCTCGATGGCGGACATGGCCGACATCGACCAGGTCGAGGAGTGCTGGGAGCAGCTCGCCGACGTGTACGGCGACATGGAGACCCCGGACGCCGACGGCCTCCTGCCGGTGATCCCCGTGACGTACATGAACAGCTCGGCCGCCATCAAGGGCTTCGTCGGCCGCCACGGCGGCATCGTGTGCACGTCGTCCAATGCGCGCACCGTCTTGGAATGGGCGTTCGCCCGCGGGCGCCGCGTGCTGTTCTTCCCCGACCAGCACCTCGGCCGCAACACGGCCAAGGCGATGGGCGTCCCGCTGGAGCAGATGCCGATGTGGAACCCCCGGAAGGCCCTCGGGGGCTCGACCGAGGCGCAGCTCGAGGATGCCCGCGTCATCCTGTGGCACGGCTTCTGCTCGGTGCACCGCCGGTTCACGGTCGATCAGATCGCCGCAGCCCGCGCCGACCACCCCGGCGTGCGCGTCATCGTCCACCCGGAGTGCCCGATGGACGTGGTGGATGCCGCCGACGAAGCGGGCTCCACCGACTACATCCGCAAGGCCATCGCCGCGGCATCCGAGCCGACGACCTTCGCGATCGGCACCGAGATCAATCTCGTGCAGCGCCTGGCCGCGCAGTTCCCCCAGCACGAGATCTTCTGCCTCGACCCGGTCGTCTGCCCCTGCTCGACGATGTACCGCATCCACCCCGGCTACCTCGCCTGGGTGCTCGAGGGACTCGTCGCGGGTGAGGTCCACAACCGCATCACGGTTCCGGCCGACGTGGCGGATCCCGCCCGCGTCGCCCTCGAGCGCATGCTGGCGGCGAAGCCGTGA
- a CDS encoding MarP family serine protease has protein sequence MLIVDIIVVLVLIAALLGGILRGLVATAGTLIGVVLGVVVAVWLTPVVAPTFSGWEYRSLVLAIIAIAIVVALAALGTAVGARVRRGVDRAKLAPLDRALGGLVNTAAAAVILTLVAGAVVGSGMPGVAPAVASSRVLGAIDALTPPQVDSALAEFRGFVVDEGIPRVGELLAPEVEPTAPPVSLDDPSLQDAAESVARISGNAYACGASLTGSGFVAAEDLVVTNAHVVAGVETPLVELPGREAKEGRIVYFDPVDDLAVIAVDGLGAEPLAIVDPVPAGTPVAVQGYPLGGPFTSGAAYVLSVGDAIVADIYDEDSAPREIYALEANVRPGNSGGPLLTEDGDVTGVVFARGEDDEQRGYAMTTTELAPALEVSPDDRAVSSGACTR, from the coding sequence GTGCTGATCGTCGACATCATCGTCGTCCTCGTCCTGATCGCCGCCCTCCTCGGCGGCATCCTGCGAGGGCTCGTCGCCACGGCGGGAACCCTCATCGGCGTGGTGCTCGGTGTCGTGGTCGCCGTCTGGCTGACGCCGGTCGTAGCCCCGACCTTCAGCGGATGGGAGTACCGCAGCCTCGTCCTCGCCATCATCGCCATCGCGATCGTCGTCGCCCTCGCCGCCCTCGGCACGGCTGTCGGCGCGCGCGTGCGCCGAGGCGTCGACCGTGCAAAACTCGCCCCCCTCGATCGCGCGCTCGGCGGACTCGTCAACACAGCCGCCGCCGCGGTCATCCTGACCCTCGTCGCCGGTGCCGTCGTCGGGTCGGGCATGCCGGGGGTCGCGCCGGCGGTGGCGTCCTCCCGCGTCCTCGGCGCCATCGACGCGCTCACCCCGCCGCAGGTCGACTCGGCGCTCGCCGAGTTCCGCGGCTTCGTGGTTGACGAGGGCATCCCCAGGGTCGGCGAGCTGCTCGCTCCCGAGGTCGAGCCCACCGCTCCGCCCGTATCCCTCGACGACCCGAGCCTGCAGGATGCCGCCGAGTCGGTCGCCCGCATCAGCGGGAACGCCTACGCCTGCGGCGCGTCGCTCACCGGATCGGGATTCGTCGCGGCGGAGGACCTCGTCGTCACCAACGCGCACGTCGTGGCGGGCGTGGAGACGCCGCTCGTGGAGCTCCCGGGTCGGGAGGCCAAGGAGGGCCGAATCGTCTACTTCGACCCGGTCGACGACCTCGCCGTCATCGCCGTCGACGGCCTGGGCGCCGAGCCGCTCGCGATCGTCGACCCCGTCCCGGCGGGCACTCCCGTCGCCGTCCAGGGCTACCCGCTGGGCGGCCCCTTCACCAGCGGCGCGGCGTACGTGCTCTCGGTGGGCGATGCGATCGTCGCCGACATTTACGACGAAGACTCGGCGCCGCGGGAGATCTACGCGCTCGAGGCGAACGTGCGTCCGGGCAACTCCGGTGGACCGCTCCTCACCGAGGACGGCGACGTCACCGGTGTCGTCTTCGCACGAGGCGAGGACGACGAACAGCGCGGCTACGCGATGACCACCACGGAGCTGGCACCGGCGCTCGAGGTGAGCCCCGACGACCGGGCCGTGTCGTCGGGCGCCTGCACGCGCTGA
- a CDS encoding ABC transporter ATP-binding protein — MRGPGGGRHGFRAVDEAAQRRDNAEAPRVPDLGRRVVALFRPYRGRLAVTAVLVVAGAALGVIPPLLVQRVFDDALFPQGGSEPRMPLLAVLVGAMIGLFVLSAVLGIAQTWLTSTVGNRVTGDLRVRLFDHLQAMDLAFFTRTKTGVIQSRLQNDVGGVSGVLTNTVTSVLGNTVTVASAVVAMVLIDWRLTIVAVILMPLLIAVQRRVGQVRARIAGQTQESLSELSAITQETLSVSGILLSKSFNRQHAESARYSAENQTQIGLQVRQAMSGQGFFAVVQVIMSSVPAVIYLVAGLFISGDGASLSAGAIVAFTTVQARLLMPLMGLMRVALDLQTSRALFARIFEYLDLVPAIADRADAIAVPDAPGPIGRVEFRGVSFRYPDAAPAARATLDDVSFVAEPGRHVAFVGPSGAGKSTILSLAPRLYEATSGTVLFAGEDVRALRRDSIIDHVGLVSQETYLFHATIRENLRYARPDATDAEIEAACVAANIHDAIAGFEDGYDTIVGERGYRLSGGEKQRIAIARVLLKDPPVLLLDEATSALDTVSERVVQTAIDAAARGRTTLSIAHRLSTVVGADVIHVVDGGRIVESGTHADLLARGGLYADLARQQLAAGRLDVQ, encoded by the coding sequence ATGCGCGGGCCTGGCGGCGGGCGTCACGGCTTCCGCGCCGTCGACGAGGCGGCACAGCGCCGCGACAACGCTGAGGCGCCGCGCGTGCCCGACCTCGGCCGCCGCGTCGTGGCCCTGTTCCGGCCGTACCGCGGACGGCTCGCCGTCACGGCTGTGCTCGTCGTCGCGGGCGCTGCCCTCGGGGTGATCCCGCCGCTGCTCGTCCAGCGCGTCTTCGACGATGCGCTCTTCCCGCAGGGCGGCTCCGAACCGCGGATGCCGCTGCTCGCCGTCCTCGTCGGCGCGATGATCGGCCTGTTCGTCCTCTCCGCGGTGCTCGGCATCGCGCAGACGTGGCTCACCTCCACGGTCGGCAACCGGGTCACCGGCGATCTGCGCGTCCGGCTGTTCGATCATCTCCAGGCGATGGATCTCGCCTTCTTCACGCGGACGAAGACCGGCGTGATCCAATCGCGCCTGCAGAACGACGTGGGTGGCGTGTCGGGCGTGCTCACCAACACCGTCACGAGCGTGCTGGGGAACACGGTCACGGTGGCGTCCGCCGTGGTGGCGATGGTGCTGATCGACTGGCGTCTCACGATCGTCGCGGTGATCCTCATGCCGCTCCTCATCGCGGTGCAGCGGCGCGTCGGCCAGGTGCGCGCCCGCATCGCGGGGCAGACGCAGGAGTCGCTGTCCGAGCTCAGCGCCATCACGCAGGAGACGCTCAGCGTGTCCGGCATCCTGCTGTCGAAATCCTTCAATCGGCAGCACGCGGAATCGGCGCGCTACTCCGCCGAGAACCAGACGCAGATCGGTCTGCAGGTGCGGCAGGCGATGAGCGGGCAGGGCTTCTTCGCCGTCGTGCAGGTGATCATGTCATCGGTGCCGGCGGTCATCTACCTGGTGGCGGGCCTGTTCATCTCCGGCGACGGGGCGTCGCTGTCGGCGGGGGCGATCGTCGCGTTCACGACGGTGCAGGCGCGGCTGCTCATGCCGCTGATGGGCCTCATGCGGGTCGCCCTCGACCTGCAGACCTCGCGCGCCCTCTTCGCCCGCATCTTCGAGTACCTCGATCTCGTGCCGGCGATCGCCGATCGCGCTGACGCGATCGCGGTCCCCGACGCGCCCGGCCCGATCGGGCGGGTCGAGTTCCGAGGGGTGTCCTTCCGGTATCCGGATGCCGCGCCGGCAGCCCGCGCGACGCTCGACGACGTCTCGTTCGTCGCAGAGCCGGGGCGGCACGTGGCCTTCGTGGGGCCTTCCGGCGCCGGCAAGTCGACGATCCTCTCGCTCGCGCCGCGGCTGTACGAGGCGACCTCGGGCACGGTGCTGTTCGCCGGAGAGGATGTGCGCGCGCTCCGCCGCGACTCGATCATCGATCATGTCGGTCTCGTCTCGCAGGAGACCTACCTCTTCCATGCCACGATCCGCGAGAACCTGCGGTACGCCAGGCCGGACGCGACGGATGCCGAGATCGAGGCCGCCTGCGTGGCGGCGAACATCCACGACGCGATCGCCGGGTTCGAGGACGGGTACGACACGATCGTCGGGGAGCGGGGATATCGGCTGTCGGGCGGCGAGAAGCAGCGCATCGCGATCGCTCGGGTGCTGCTGAAGGACCCGCCCGTCCTGCTGCTCGATGAGGCGACCAGCGCGCTGGACACCGTCTCGGAGCGTGTCGTGCAGACGGCGATCGACGCCGCGGCGCGCGGTCGGACCACGCTGTCGATCGCGCACCGGCTCTCGACGGTCGTCGGCGCCGACGTCATCCATGTCGTCGACGGCGGCCGGATCGTCGAATCGGGCACGCACGCCGATCTGCTCGCGCGAGGTGGGCTCTACGCCGACCTCGCCCGTCAGCAGCTGGCGGCCGGTCGGCTCGACGTGCAGTGA
- the nadC gene encoding carboxylating nicotinate-nucleotide diphosphorylase: protein MLTTAVIDRVVAGALAEDAPWGDITSEALIPVEATATAELVAREPGVFSGGDVFAAAFRLTDPTTEIEVRVTDGTAFAPGDVLAVASGPARAVLTAERIGLNFVQRLSGVATLTAAYVAAVEGTGARIVDTRKTTPGLRAFERHAVRSGGGHNHRFSLSDAVMAKDNHLAVLTRAGLSVTEALRVAKTRLPHTMHIEVEVDRLDQLDAVLAAGVGTIMLDNFSLEDLRAGVAHIAGRATVEASGGVSLDTVRAIAETGVDVISVGALTHSARALDLGLDIDIAS, encoded by the coding sequence ATGCTCACCACCGCCGTCATCGACCGGGTGGTCGCGGGTGCTCTCGCCGAGGACGCGCCGTGGGGCGACATCACGAGTGAGGCGCTCATCCCCGTTGAGGCGACGGCGACCGCCGAACTCGTCGCCCGCGAACCCGGTGTCTTCAGCGGCGGGGACGTCTTCGCTGCGGCGTTCCGGCTCACCGATCCCACGACGGAGATCGAGGTGCGCGTCACCGACGGCACGGCGTTCGCACCCGGCGACGTGCTCGCCGTCGCGAGCGGACCTGCCCGGGCGGTGCTGACCGCTGAACGGATCGGTCTGAACTTCGTGCAGCGGCTCTCCGGCGTCGCGACCCTCACTGCCGCGTACGTGGCCGCCGTCGAGGGCACCGGTGCGCGCATCGTCGACACGCGCAAGACCACACCGGGTCTGCGCGCGTTCGAACGTCACGCCGTGCGCAGCGGCGGCGGACACAACCACCGGTTCTCGTTGTCGGATGCCGTGATGGCCAAGGACAACCATCTCGCCGTCCTCACGCGCGCCGGACTCTCTGTGACCGAAGCCCTGCGCGTGGCGAAGACTCGACTCCCCCACACGATGCACATCGAGGTCGAGGTGGATCGCCTCGACCAGCTCGACGCCGTGCTCGCCGCCGGGGTCGGCACGATCATGCTCGACAACTTCTCGCTCGAAGACCTGCGCGCGGGCGTCGCGCACATCGCCGGCCGCGCCACCGTCGAGGCATCCGGCGGGGTATCGCTCGACACCGTCCGCGCGATCGCAGAGACCGGCGTCGACGTCATCTCGGTGGGCGCCCTCACCCACTCGGCTCGGGCGCTCGATCTGGGACTCGACATCGACATCGCGAGCTGA
- a CDS encoding glycosyltransferase family 2 protein — translation MSSPTVTVIVPGRDVGAFAAEALDSLRSQTYTSWQAILVDDASHDETSEVFAHAASDPRFLLISHDVARGLGASRNEALALVDTPLVGFLDADDVMTPGALATLVGSLDESGSDIAVGAYVRLRPDAAGVYTPGPIQPWVAAATDPARQRTTLAEHPAVSGNIVAWSKVSRIELWRRGGLAFTEDKAYEDQVVAQRLYSRARGIDVVPDVVVHWRERADGTSITQRRHRIDVLQDYLDGMRAGLAILDSGAHREAARARVALILAMDVPALVRVAEHHPDDAYRRLLGSFTRDLAARADREGIVLDPEAEPLLAAARLW, via the coding sequence ATGAGCAGCCCGACCGTCACCGTCATCGTGCCCGGACGCGACGTGGGCGCCTTCGCCGCGGAGGCCCTCGACTCCCTCCGCAGCCAGACCTACACGAGCTGGCAGGCGATCCTCGTCGACGACGCCTCGCACGATGAGACGTCCGAGGTCTTCGCGCACGCGGCATCCGATCCGCGTTTCCTGCTGATCAGCCACGACGTCGCCCGCGGGCTCGGCGCGTCGCGCAACGAGGCACTGGCGCTCGTGGACACCCCGCTGGTCGGCTTCCTCGACGCCGACGACGTCATGACCCCGGGAGCGCTCGCCACCCTGGTGGGAAGTCTCGACGAGAGCGGCAGCGACATCGCGGTCGGCGCGTACGTGCGACTGCGACCGGATGCCGCCGGCGTGTACACCCCCGGCCCCATCCAGCCCTGGGTCGCCGCCGCGACCGACCCCGCCCGGCAGCGCACCACGCTCGCCGAGCACCCCGCGGTCTCGGGGAACATCGTCGCCTGGTCGAAGGTCAGCCGGATCGAGCTGTGGCGTCGGGGAGGTCTGGCCTTCACCGAGGACAAGGCCTACGAGGATCAGGTCGTGGCGCAGCGGCTGTACTCCCGAGCCCGCGGGATCGATGTGGTGCCCGACGTCGTCGTCCACTGGCGTGAGCGCGCCGACGGGACCTCGATCACGCAGCGTCGTCACCGTATCGACGTGCTCCAGGACTACCTCGACGGGATGCGGGCAGGCCTCGCGATCCTCGACTCCGGCGCTCATCGCGAGGCGGCGCGCGCGCGCGTGGCGCTGATCCTCGCCATGGACGTCCCGGCCCTCGTCCGGGTCGCCGAACACCACCCCGACGATGCCTACCGGCGGCTGCTCGGATCTTTCACGAGAGACCTCGCCGCGCGTGCCGACCGAGAGGGCATCGTTCTCGATCCCGAGGCCGAGCCCCTGCTCGCCGCGGCGCGACTGTGGTGA